AGGACCCTCATCCGACCCGGCTTCGCCGGGCCACTTTCTCCCACGAGTGGGAGAAGGGACGCGCTGCTTGCAGACGTACGGATTCGCGTACATATTGGAGCCATGCGCAGCACCTCCTACAGCGACCTCCGTAAAAATCTCGCCGCGACGCTCGACCGCGTGACCGCGGATCACGAGCCCGTGGTGATCACGCGCGACCGCGGAAAGCCGGCCGCCGTGCTCATATCGCTCGAGGACTTCGCTTCCTATGAGGAGACCGCCCACCTCCTGAAGAGCCCCCGCAACGCCGAGCGGCTGCAGGCGGCGATCGAGGCGCTCGACGCGGGCGAGGGAAAAGAGCGCAAGCTCGCGGAATGAAGCTCGTCTTCGCCGAGCAGGCCTGGGAGGATTACCTGTATTGGCAGGCGCAGGACCCCAAGATTGTCGAGCGCATCAATCAACTCGTGAAGGAATGTCTGCAGACGCCCTTTTCCGGGACGGGAAAGCCCGAGCCGCTGCGCGGCGGCCTGCGCGGCTGGTGGTCGCGGCGCATCACGCTCGAGCACAGGCTCGTCTATCGCGTGGAAGGCGAAAGCCTGATGATCGCGCAATGCCGTTATCATTATTGAGGCGTCCCTCCTCCGCTCGCGGAACGCCCCTCGTATCGTCCGTGCGCACCAGCGGAGAAGGAGCCGGCCTCTCAACTCATATGCAGGCCGCCATTCACTTCTATGGTCTGCCCCGTCATGAAGCCGCAGGCGATGATCGTCTGCGCCACCATCGCCACCTCCTCCGGCGACCCATAGCGTCGGATCGGCATGTGCGGCGGCAGCGCGCTTCCGGCGATCATGTCGGTTGCGATGAAGGCGGGCGCGATGGCGTTGGCGGTGACGCCGAATGGCGCCGCATGAGCGGCGTAGTGATGCATCATGCCCTCGACCATGGCTTTCGAGCCGGCGTAGGGGGTGGAGATCACCCCGCCGGTCCGGGCTGCGATCGACGACAGAAAGATCAACCGGCCCCATCCCAATTCGCGCATGTCGGGCAGCACGAGCTGCGTCAGCAGAAAGGCGGAGCGAGCATTCGCCGAGATGGCCCCGTCGAAGTCGTCGACCGTATTGGCGCACACGTCCCGGCGCGTCGCGACGCCGGCGTTGTTGACGAGCACGCCGATCCGGCCGAAAGCGCGACGCGATTTCTCGACGAGGCGCTCGGCGTCGGCGACGTTGGTGAGATCGGCGCGCACCGCAATCGCGCGCCCGCCAGCCCGGGCGATCTGCTGAACGGTCTCGCCGGCGGCCTCGGCGCTCTTGCCGTAGTGCGCGACGACCGGACAGCCGAGTTCGGCGATTGCGAGCGCGATGGCGCGCCCGATGCCGCCGCTGGAGCCGCTCACGATGGCGGGCCGTGGGATATCGAGAGAAATGAGCGGCATTCGATCATGATCCTTTCGAAACGAGCGCTCAAATCGTCCTTCTCGCCCGCGTCGTCATCTCCCCCGCGCGCAGCTTCTTCGCCAGCACTGCGAGATCTCCCGCCGCGCCGAAAGCCGCGCGCGGCGCGATGAGGCCCACGGGTTCGCAGAAGCGCGGGACGAGACGCGTCAGCAGCGAATGCGGGGCCGCGCGCAGCACATGCGCCAGCGCCCGGTCGCCGAGCTCATGGACGTCGCGCAATTCGTCGACGAAGCCGCGCTCTGGCGCATGGCCGGCGCGCAGCGCCAGAACGTCCGGATAGCGCAAGCCAGGCAGAGCGCGGGCGAGGCCCGAGCGCGCGTCGACCGCCTCGACGAGTCCGCAGCCGGCTTCGTCCGCGATGACTCCGAGCCCCGAATCGGGCGGCCCGACCAGAATCGCGTCGGCGACGAGGCCGGCGACGCAGGCCTCGACCAGCGAGGCCAGCGTGCGCACGATGCCCTCGCGCGCCGCGCCGTCACGGGCGCCGGCGGGAGCTGCGTCGAAGGCCAGTATGACGGCCGAGAGCATAGGCGGAGGTTCCGTCTTTGGTTCGAGGGGCCGCTCCACATATTCCACACTCGCGCCCTGCGCGGCAAATTCGCCTTATTTCGCGAAAGGGCGTTGCGGAGAGATGCGCCTTCCGCCACCATCCCGCCATGCCGCACGGCCCCTACCCGCCCGAGCTCCTCACCACCGCGCAGATGGCGCGGGCGGACCGCCTCACCATAGAGAGCGGCGTCGCCGGCATGGCGCTGATGGAGAAGGCCGCCGCCGCCATCGCCGCCGCCGCCACCGCCTTTCTGGTGAAGACCGCCGGGCGCCGCGTGTTGGTGCTGTGCGGGCCGGGCAATAATGGCGGCGACGGCTATGTCGCTGCGCGCATGCTGCGCAGCCAGCGCTTCAAGGTGCGCGTCGCCGCGCTGGTTCCGCCCGAATCGCTGCGCGGCGACGCGCGCGAGGCGGCCTCGACCTGGGACGGCCGCGTCGAGGATGCGACGAGCTGCGACTTCACCGGCGTCGATCTCGTCATCGACGCTCTGTTCGGCACCGGCCTCGCCCGCGATATCGACGGTCCCGCCGCCGTGCTGATCGAGCGGCTCAACGCCTGGCGCGCCGAGACCCGGCAGAAGATCATCGCCGTCGACATTCCCTCCGGCGTCGACGGCACCAGCGGCGCGATTCGCGGCGTCGCCGTGCAGGCCGATTCGACGGTCACCTTCTTTCGTCTCAAATGCGGTCATCTGCTATTGCCGGGGCGGCTGCGCTGCGGAGCCATCTCCTGCGCCCATATCGGCATTCGCTCGACCGTGCTGCAGCAGATCGCGCCGCAGACTTTCGTCAACGAGCCGGACGCCTGGGGCGCCGCGCTGCGCCTGCCGAGCGTCGAGGGGCATAAATATGCGCGCGGCCATGCGGTGGTGGTGTCGGGCGGCGCCTCGCACACCGGCGCGGCGCGGCTCGCGGCGACGGCGGCGCTCCGGGCCGGCGCCGGGCTCGTCACTCTGGCCACGCCGCAGGACGCCGTCGCCGTCAATGCGCCGGCCCTCACCTCGGTGATGCTGCGCGTCGCCGACGGTCCGGCCGGCCTCTCCGCTCTGCTCGAGGACAGACGCAAGAATGTGGTCGCGCTCGGCCCGGCGCTCGGCGTCGGCGAGGATTGCTGCGCGCTCGTCGAGGCGGCGCTCGCCCCCTCGCCCGAGCCCCGCGCGGCGGTGCTCGACGCCGATGTGCTGACCAGCTTCGCCCTCGCGCCCGAGCGGTTGAAAGAGGCGATCGCGAACGCGCCCGGCCCGGTGGTGCTGACGCCGCATGGCGGCGAGTTCGCGCGCCTCTTCCACGGCCAACGCTGGGAGAGGACCCTGTCCGGCGCTCCGATCTCCAAGCTCGAGCGTACCCGCGACGCGGCGCGCGAGGTCGGCGCGGTGATCGTGTTCAAAGGGCCGGACACTGTGGTCGCCGCGCCGGACGGGCGCGCCTCGATCCTGCCCCACGCCACGCCCTGGCTCGCCACCGCCGGCTCGGGCGACGTTCTGACGGGAATTGTCGCCGGCCTGCTGGCGCAGGGCATGGAGCCTTTCGCCGCCGCGAGCTGCGCCGTCTGGATGCACGCCGCCGCGGCCGAGGACTTCGGCCCTGGCCTCATCGCCGACGACATCATAAATCATCTCCCGGCGGCTTGGCGAAGGCTCACCGCGACGCAATCTTAGACCTGCGGCGGCGGCCGAACGAAACCGGCGCATCCCCCCGCGACATTCCGCGCGCTTCCCGCCGCGGCGTCGTTCGGGCGACATGTGCATGCGCTTCGATGCGTGCGCGCGTCTTCCCCGCAAAAGGAGACTTTCATGTCTGATCT
The sequence above is a segment of the Methylosinus trichosporium OB3b genome. Coding sequences within it:
- a CDS encoding Txe/YoeB family addiction module toxin yields the protein MKLVFAEQAWEDYLYWQAQDPKIVERINQLVKECLQTPFSGTGKPEPLRGGLRGWWSRRITLEHRLVYRVEGESLMIAQCRYHY
- a CDS encoding type II toxin-antitoxin system Phd/YefM family antitoxin, whose translation is MRSTSYSDLRKNLAATLDRVTADHEPVVITRDRGKPAAVLISLEDFASYEETAHLLKSPRNAERLQAAIEALDAGEGKERKLAE
- a CDS encoding bifunctional ADP-dependent NAD(P)H-hydrate dehydratase/NAD(P)H-hydrate epimerase — protein: MPHGPYPPELLTTAQMARADRLTIESGVAGMALMEKAAAAIAAAATAFLVKTAGRRVLVLCGPGNNGGDGYVAARMLRSQRFKVRVAALVPPESLRGDAREAASTWDGRVEDATSCDFTGVDLVIDALFGTGLARDIDGPAAVLIERLNAWRAETRQKIIAVDIPSGVDGTSGAIRGVAVQADSTVTFFRLKCGHLLLPGRLRCGAISCAHIGIRSTVLQQIAPQTFVNEPDAWGAALRLPSVEGHKYARGHAVVVSGGASHTGAARLAATAALRAGAGLVTLATPQDAVAVNAPALTSVMLRVADGPAGLSALLEDRRKNVVALGPALGVGEDCCALVEAALAPSPEPRAAVLDADVLTSFALAPERLKEAIANAPGPVVLTPHGGEFARLFHGQRWERTLSGAPISKLERTRDAAREVGAVIVFKGPDTVVAAPDGRASILPHATPWLATAGSGDVLTGIVAGLLAQGMEPFAAASCAVWMHAAAAEDFGPGLIADDIINHLPAAWRRLTATQS
- a CDS encoding SDR family NAD(P)-dependent oxidoreductase, producing MPLISLDIPRPAIVSGSSGGIGRAIALAIAELGCPVVAHYGKSAEAAGETVQQIARAGGRAIAVRADLTNVADAERLVEKSRRAFGRIGVLVNNAGVATRRDVCANTVDDFDGAISANARSAFLLTQLVLPDMRELGWGRLIFLSSIAARTGGVISTPYAGSKAMVEGMMHHYAAHAAPFGVTANAIAPAFIATDMIAGSALPPHMPIRRYGSPEEVAMVAQTIIACGFMTGQTIEVNGGLHMS